One window of the Gymnogyps californianus isolate 813 chromosome 13, ASM1813914v2, whole genome shotgun sequence genome contains the following:
- the ITIH4 gene encoding inter-alpha-trypsin inhibitor heavy chain H4: MEERTLLALMVFSSLVVLAETIAQKHAIEIYSLHVDCKVTSRFAHTVITSKIVNRANASREATFEVELPKTAFITNFSMSIDGKVYPGIIKEKASAQKEYDTAVSHGQSAGLIKITGRKLEQFHVSVSIAAASKVTFELTYEELLKRQLGKFELLIKVRPKQLVKHFQIDVHIFEPQGIRFLETDSTFMTNELTEALTKVQNETKAHILFKPTVDQQKINPELDETLLNGDFVVRYDVKRGATAGDIQIVNGYFVHYFAPREMPVFPKNVIFVIDRSGSMAGRKIEQTRDALLKILQDLRPEDHFSFITFNSKVVEWKSSLLQATAENVASAAGFVQALSASGGTDINRALLTAVNVLDTAERLPERSVSMIILLTDGQPTSGESNVEVIQENIQKAVNGKYALFCLGFGFDVSYKFLEKMALSNGGIARRIYENADAALQLQGFYQEVATPILMKIEMQYPENAVEGLTKNNFKLFFEGSEIIVSGKISNELDLLPVEIKAQSHASDLTLKEEANVKEKEQVFQNQSYIFGNFIERLWAYLTIQQLLEKSISAQEEDQKTLEAQALELSLRYSFVTPLTSMVVTKPAAQQQTELANKPTEADNEKRSSFPVGDAYRLRSGSPPGRRRSEPQSGSNKKLLSVVARLRDKMRAQPLADEYPQLLLQLPKQNEIICLNTDGKAQPSVHLLSDPEQGLTVTGKLGDRINHFVQFEITYVNPPARIHVSTDEIVLSHNNGSTRLPWTESATSTVQGLKVSVEKERSVTASLSDTVTVKISFVKFPDYFLGLYFLNTDRFSDKVSGVLGQFYSKAQFENNSNINQRADERLLSVSGAEHKVTRQYKKDYRLESSNDPVSCWSIDVTP, translated from the exons ATGGAGGAGAGAACGTTGCTCGCTTTGATGGTCTTTTCCTCACTCGTAGTGTTAGCAGAAACTATTGCTCAAAAG catgctATTGAAATTTACAGCCTCCATGTGGACTGCAAGGTCACATCACGATTTGCTCACACTGTCATCACCAGCAAAATTGTCAACCGAGCTAATGCGTCCAGAGAGGCGACCTTTGAAGTGGAGTTACCCAAGACAGCCTTCATCACCAACTTCTCCAT GTCCATCGATGGTAAAGTATACCCAGGAATAATAAAGGAGAAAGCTTCTGCTCAAAAGGAATATGACACTGCGGTCTCACATGGGCAGAGCGCCGGCCTTATCAA AATCACAGGCAGAAAACTGGAGCAATTTCACGTGTCTGTCAGCATTGCAGCCGCCAGCAAAGTCACTTTTGAGCTGACCTACGAGGAGCTGTTGAAGCGGCAGCTGGGGAAGTTTGAGCTGTTGATCAAGGTCCGACCGAAGCAGCTTGTTAAGCACTTCCAG ATTGATGTGCACATCTTCGAGCCCCAAGGCATACGCTTCTTGGAGACAGACAGCACGTTCATGACAAATGAGTTAACTGAGGCGCTCACAAAAGTGCAGAACGAAACCAAg gctcatattttatttaagccAACTGTAGATCAACAGAAGATAAATCCTGAACTCGATGAAACCCTCCTCAATGGTGATTTTGTTGTGCGTTATGATGTTAAGAGAGGTGCCACTGCAGGTGATATAcag attgTCAATGGGTACTTTGTGCATTACTTTGCACCCCGTGAAATGCCAGTGTTTCCCAAAAATGTCATCTTCGTTATAGATCGAAGTGGCTCCATGGCAGGCAGAAAAATTGAACAG ACGAGGGATGCCCTGCTGAAGATTTTGCAAGACCTCCGCCCAGAAGATCATTTCAGCTTTATCACCTTTAACAGCAAAGTGGTGGAGTGGAAGAGCTCTTTGCTGCAAGCCACTGCAGAGAATGTGGCGAGTGCTGCAGGATTTGTGCAAGCTCTTTCTGCTAGTGGAG GCACAGATATCAATCGTGCCCTGCTGACTGCCGTGAACGTGCTGGATACAGCCGAGAGGCTACCAGAACGGAGCGTCTCCATGATTATTTTGCTGACAGATGGCCAGCCCACTTCTG GTGAGAGTAATGTGGAAGTAAttcaagaaaacattcagaaagcaGTCAATGGGAAATACGCTCTTTTCTGCCTTGGCTTTGGGTTTGATGTCAGTTATAAGTTCCTGGAGAAAATGGCCCTAAGCAATGGGGGAATAGCACGTCGTATATATGAAAACGCTGATGCAGCCTTGCAGCTCCAG gGCTTTTATCAAGAGGTGGCTACCCcaatattaatgaaaattgaAATGCAGTATCCAGAAAATGCCGTTGAGGGATTAACCAAGAACAATTTCAAGCTGTTTTTTGAAGGATCTGAAATTATAGTATCTGGGAAAATTAGCAATGAGCTTGATCTTCTGCCAGTAGAAATTAAAGCTCAGTCA CATGCTAGTGACTTGACTCTTAAAGAAGAAGCAAATGTCAAAGAGAAGGAGCaagtatttcaaaatcaaagttacaTCTTTGGAAATTTCATAGAGAGACTGTGGGCTTACTTAACCATTCAACAGCTTCTGGAAAAATC TATTTCAGCACAAGAAGAGGACCAGAAAACCCTGGAGGCGCAAGCCTTAGAGCTGTCTCTGCGGTACAGCTTCGTTACGCCCCTCACTTCCATGGTGGTCACCAAACCCGCTGCCCAGCAGCAGACAGAGCTGGCGAACAAACCCACCGAAGCTG ATAATGAGAAGCGCAGCAGTTTTCCAGTAGGag atgCTTATAGACTGAGGAGTGGATCACCTCCTG gTCGAAGGCGCTCTGAGCCCCAGTCTGGCAGCAACAAGAAGCTGTTGTCAGTAG tTGCCAGGCTAAGAGACAAAATGAGAGCACAACCTCTTG CCGACGAATATCCACAGCTTCTCTTGCAATTAcccaaacaaaatgaaataatctgcTTAAATACTGATGGAAAAGCGCAGCCCTCTGTCCACCTGCTGTCAGATCCGGAGCAAG GACTCACTGTGACGGGGAAACTTGGGGACAGAATAAATCACTTTGTGCAGTTTGAAATTACCTATGTGAATCCCCCTGCGCGAATCCACGTCTCCACGGATGAGATTGTCCTAAGCCACAATAACGGGAGCACTCGGCTGCCATGGACAGAGTCAGCCACCTCCACCGTCCAGGG GCTGAAAGTCTCagttgaaaaggaaaggagcgTTACAGCATCATTGTCTGATACGGTCACAGTTAAAATTTCCTTTGTAAAGTTTCCAGATTATTTCCTTGGGCTGTATTTCCTGAACACCGACCGTTTTTCCGACAAAGTCAGTGGAGTTCTGG GTcaattttattcaaaagcaCAATTTGAGAATAATTCCAACATCAATCAGAGAGCTGACGAAAGACTCCTAAGTGTGTCTGGCGCTGAGCACAAAGTTACCAG gcaATACAAGAAAGATTACAGGCTTGAGTCCAGCAATGATCCTGTTTCCTGCTGGTCAATAGATGTAACTCCCTAG
- the MUSTN1 gene encoding musculoskeletal embryonic nuclear protein 1 produces the protein MSQPAPVKKKRPPVKEEDLKGARGKLSKNQEIKSKTYQVMKQCEQMGSVAPSIFSRDRTGGETVFEKPKEEPAKSVFG, from the exons ATGTCACAG CCAGCCCCTGTGAAAAAGAAGCGTCCTCCAGTGAAGGAGGAAGACCTCAAAGGAGCCAGAGGAAAGCTGTCCAAAAACCAGGAAATTAAATCCAAAACCTACCAAGTGATGAAGCAGTGTG aacaAATGGGCTCTGTAGCACCCTCCATATTCAGCCGGGATCGGACAGGGGGTGAAACAGTCTTTGAGAAACCGAAAGAAGAGCCGGCCAAGAGCGTCTTTGGCTGA